The Mycolicibacterium smegmatis genome has a window encoding:
- a CDS encoding FABP family protein, which yields MTSAGDTPERGSGDRAVAEAAERAKATGARNIPVFDDLPLPADTANLRDGVSLSDSLLALLPLVGVWRGEGEGRDADGDYRFGQQIVVSHDGGDYLNWEARSWRLDESGEYHSPALRETGYWRFVSDPADPHETQAIELLLAHSSGYIELFYGRPLNQSSWELVTDALARSKSGTLVGGAKRLYGIVEGGDLGYVEERVDADGGLVPHLSARLSRYVG from the coding sequence GTGACGTCCGCCGGGGACACTCCTGAGCGCGGCTCGGGCGACCGCGCGGTGGCCGAGGCTGCCGAACGTGCCAAAGCGACCGGCGCGCGCAACATCCCGGTCTTCGACGACCTTCCGCTGCCCGCCGACACCGCCAATCTGCGTGACGGCGTGAGCCTGAGCGATTCGCTGCTCGCGTTGCTGCCGCTGGTCGGTGTGTGGCGCGGCGAGGGCGAGGGCCGTGACGCCGACGGCGACTACCGCTTCGGCCAGCAGATCGTGGTCTCCCACGACGGCGGCGACTACCTGAACTGGGAAGCCCGTTCGTGGCGCCTCGACGAGTCCGGCGAGTACCACTCCCCCGCGCTGCGTGAGACGGGCTACTGGCGGTTCGTCAGTGATCCCGCGGATCCGCACGAGACCCAGGCGATCGAGCTGCTGCTCGCACATTCGTCGGGCTACATCGAACTGTTCTACGGCAGGCCGCTCAACCAGTCCTCGTGGGAACTGGTCACCGATGCGCTGGCCCGCAGCAAGTCCGGGACGCTGGTCGGCGGTGCCAAACGGCTGTACGGCATCGTCGAAGGCGGCGATCTCGGTTATGTCGAGGAACGAGTGGACGCCGACGGCGGGCTGGTCCCGCATCTGTCGGCCCGATTGTCGAGGTACGTCGGCTAG